A window of Maioricimonas rarisocia genomic DNA:
TGTCCTGGATGACCTTCTGGTTGGGCGTCTGGCCGGGCGCGAGGTTCGCCTCGTAGTTCATCGTCGCCAGCCGGCCTCCTTCGCGGATGGCCGCATTCATCGTCTGGGCCGCGTTGATCGCGGTCCCCATCTCGACTGTTCCCAGCACGAGCGTGAGAAACAGCGGGGCCACCAGCGCAAACTCGACGGTGGCCGCTCCAGAGCGACTCTGCTGTCGGGACTCTTCGTGTCGTGTTGTCGATCGCATGGTGCGTTTCCAGCAGAACGTACCGGCCCGCAGGTCCTATTCGTGCCGCATGACCGACTGACCGGACAGGCGGATGTTCTTGGCCCAGAACGGTGGCATCAGCGCCACATCGTCGTAGTTGACTTCGATGCGGACGACGTACAGTTGCCGGTCTTCGGCGTCGAGCAGCTCAATGTCCGGAAGACTGGAGTAGGAGATCTGGTCGGGATCGACACCCTCCGTGTCGAAGACCGACGCATCCTTCACATAGATCGTCGCGTCCGAGGCAGCCCGAGCCGCGACCAGAATCGAGTTCGCCTTGGCGACCACGTCGCTGGTCGAGATGTCTTCAACCGCTCCGTAGCGTGCAGCGCGCTTGGCCGCGGCGTTGAGCGTGTTGATGACGAGGTAAGCGTGGCCGAACTCCATGATGCCGGCGATGAAGACCGCAAACACCGGCATCACGACAGCCGTTTCCACGAGAGTCGCACCGAAGCGGGCGCGACGAGTGGAGGGAACTCTGGAGCCGTTGCGACGGCGGAATACTTGCATGGCCGGTGACTTCAGGTTGTACCCGCAACAGGGGGCCCGTCAGAGCGTGCAACATGTACGCATCTGAACAACTGAGCCAAACCTAGGTCACCGATTCGGCGGCGGAGTCAGAATTCTGTCGGTTTTGACTCAAGTTTCTGCAGAGACGTGCCGGAACGTCTGCGAGGACTATGCCAGCCGAAGAACAAAAGACGCCCTAACACTTTGACGATGCAGTGATTGCATCGGGGCGGCGAGAGTGCCATGAGCTATTGCCGCTGCGACATGCGGCTTGAGAAAAAATCCGGGACGTCGGCCAACCATCAAATTCCGTGTCGCCGGTCGGGCTCGCTCAGACGACCGCCCGACCCTGGTCACCGCCGGGGTGGATCATCCGCCACTGGTGGTCGACCGACACCAGCCCTTCGGGTGAGTACCGCCGGAAGGACGTGCGGGCGAAGTGGCGAACTGACTGCTTTCCCGCTGCAACGCGCGTGTGCACGAGAGAGTCGTCCGGATGATGGCTGTTCAGACTGGTCCGCGCCGTGTTGACCGCGATTGACAGACGGCTGGAGTCGACGATCGAGCGACCTCCGGACGAATTCCCGCGGATGACCGCCATCTCCAGGTCGGAGCCCTGAACGGAGATCGACGTCGTAAACGAGATCCGCTCCTCGCCGGCCGGGGCGTCCCGTCCTGGCAGGTCGTGCCACCAGCACCGACGTTCGGTCGAGTCGTCCACGACGCCGGGCATCACGCCGGGGCGGAGTTCGAACAGAGCATGGGCCCCCCATGTCGGGTCGGCCGGTCCGAAGACGGTGAGAACGCGCGGAGGATCGCCGAACGGGTTTTGGTCCGTCACCACCAGTTCCCAGTCTTCCTCGATGCGGACGATCTGCAGCGCGACGTCGTCATCGACGCCGGGATCGTCTCCGGGTTCCCGGATAATGAGTGGCGACGTCCCGTCGAGTGAATGATATCGCAGAAACAGGCCGACCGACTGGTACCGCCGGCGCAGCGATTGTCGATTGCCGCCGTCCGCAGACGGCGCAAGCTGACACATGTCAGAACTCCCGAGGTGGCTTGTCATCGTTCGGCAACCTGGCGATCTCGTCGTGCGGTCGAGCAGCGAGACCCATGGTTTTGCGTCACTGCCTCACGGCAGGTTTGCCATTGTCGCGATCCGTGCCGACGGGTAGGCGGGTTCGATCTGATCCGCATGCCGGGGCTCGGGCAGGCGTGCGATCGACGTCCCCTCGACTGGTTGCGCAGGGAAGGTCCGGTTGGCGAGCGGCTTCCACGCAGGAACCCTCACCAGAAGCCTAGCACGGGAAAGCAGAGCAGGCAGGGGAATCGACCGTCCGAAAAACAGCACTCGGCGGGACGACTGCCGGGTCAAACCACAGGGAACAGGCGTTCACATACTTCCTGCCCGGACCCGCCAGAAAACTCTTTCATCGAGCCGTGCGCAGGGGTAGAATCGGCGTTCAATGTCAGGTGCATCTCTTCTGATGCCGGTTGTTCCTATCGATTCCAGTCAAGTTCTGACACGCCATTTCCGGCACTGACCCTTCGCGACTCTCGAGTCATATTGATAAAGACGGAAGCGCACGGGCACCAGGCGACGACTGACGGATCCGATCCGACTCCTGCATCCATGAGGGGTGAACCTCGGGAACGTTCAGATTGATTCTGGGGGAAGGTTGGCTGCCATGCAGCAGGGTACGATCAAGAAGCTGGTTGCGGACAAAGGGTTTGGTTTCATCGCCGGCGGTGAGCAGGGTAAGGACCTGTTCTTCCATCTCTCGGCCGTCAAGGAAACCAACTTCGAGTCACTGTTCGAAGGTCAGTCCGTGGAGTTTGAGTCGGAAATGGGACCAAAGGGAGCGCGGGCGTCGATCGTGAAACCCGCCTGAGATCGATCGCTTCATCTTTCACGCTGCAGAGCCTGTGGTTTGCCCGACCGCGGGCTCTGTTGCGTTTCAGCAGCACCTCAGCTCGCCGACAACGGCTGCACCGTCAACCGCTCCATCGCGGAGGTCACATCCGCCAGCCCCGGCAGCGCCGCCCGGTTGCCGCGCTCCCGGCACTTGAGCCCCGCAGCGGCACACGCAAACCGCAGCCGCTCCGGTGGCTCCCACCCGACCAGACACCCGTACAGCAGCCCCCCGCAGAAGACATCGCCCGCCCCATTGGTGTCGGTGATGCGGTCGAGCGGCAATGCCGGGCAGTGCCAGGCGGCGGACCGGTCGATCAGCCAGGCCCCTTCCGCACCGTCCGTCACGGTCACACATC
This region includes:
- a CDS encoding cupin domain-containing protein, with protein sequence MCQLAPSADGGNRQSLRRRYQSVGLFLRYHSLDGTSPLIIREPGDDPGVDDDVALQIVRIEEDWELVVTDQNPFGDPPRVLTVFGPADPTWGAHALFELRPGVMPGVVDDSTERRCWWHDLPGRDAPAGEERISFTTSISVQGSDLEMAVIRGNSSGGRSIVDSSRLSIAVNTARTSLNSHHPDDSLVHTRVAAGKQSVRHFARTSFRRYSPEGLVSVDHQWRMIHPGGDQGRAVV
- a CDS encoding TadE/TadG family type IV pilus assembly protein; its protein translation is MQVFRRRNGSRVPSTRRARFGATLVETAVVMPVFAVFIAGIMEFGHAYLVINTLNAAAKRAARYGAVEDISTSDVVAKANSILVAARAASDATIYVKDASVFDTEGVDPDQISYSSLPDIELLDAEDRQLYVVRIEVNYDDVALMPPFWAKNIRLSGQSVMRHE
- a CDS encoding cold-shock protein, which codes for MQQGTIKKLVADKGFGFIAGGEQGKDLFFHLSAVKETNFESLFEGQSVEFESEMGPKGARASIVKPA
- a CDS encoding TadE/TadG family type IV pilus assembly protein — protein: MRSTTRHEESRQQSRSGAATVEFALVAPLFLTLVLGTVEMGTAINAAQTMNAAIREGGRLATMNYEANLAPGQTPNQKVIQDIRNFLTASGIPGDEVTITITHADGASAGSTFDLADPDNYLELFQITATVPYSEVSTFPMNYMSGQTLRAALVFRMARSNLSS